From the Sphingomonas suaedae genome, one window contains:
- a CDS encoding family 43 glycosylhydrolase, protein MRSLALLAAATALVATGSAAQQAKRSYANPIDIDYRYNFEQINEGISYRTGADPVIVRHKSAFYLFQTLADGYWRSTNLVDWQFITPSRWENDSFVAPAAWSDGERLYLMPSMMEPGAIYVSDAPETGKLDYFVRKMPRLPGQVRPGEEEKMKLGEIPPGPWDPALFLDDDGKWYLYWGSSNVFPLYGMEIEFTDGKLIYKGRAKEMFKLHPERHGWERFGQDHSGGLPDGTAIKPFMEGAWMTKVAGTYYLQYGAPGTEYNAYANGTYTSKSPLGPWEYAPWNPVAYKPGGFVEGAGHGSTVQDNHGNWWNTGTPWLGANWTFERRINMFPTRFEADGQMWSSSRFGDFPHWMPEGPVEDIEKLFTGWMLLSYRKQLIASSTLGEYDASRAADENPRTFWVAKSKAPGETLTMDLGAVKTVRAIQVNFADYKAGRYADAPDIYTEFVLEGSVDGKRWTKLAETEKPRRDRPNAYFQLKAPAKVRYVRYVHGHIGGAHLAINDLRVFGNADGTAPAMPGAVKALREKDARNAQVTWRKVRGATGYNVMWGVRPDRLTLTYQVFADELGGGSDAKLDLRALNVGVGYYAAVEAFNETGVSARSAPVAIR, encoded by the coding sequence ATGCGCAGCCTCGCCCTTCTCGCCGCCGCCACCGCTCTCGTCGCGACCGGCAGTGCCGCGCAGCAGGCCAAGCGCAGCTACGCCAACCCGATCGACATCGATTACCGCTATAATTTCGAGCAGATCAACGAGGGCATCTCCTATCGCACCGGCGCCGATCCGGTGATCGTGCGGCACAAGAGCGCCTTCTACCTCTTCCAGACGCTCGCCGATGGCTATTGGCGCTCGACCAACCTCGTCGACTGGCAGTTCATCACGCCGAGCCGGTGGGAGAATGACAGCTTCGTCGCGCCTGCCGCCTGGTCGGACGGTGAGCGGCTATACCTGATGCCATCGATGATGGAGCCGGGCGCCATCTATGTCTCCGACGCGCCGGAGACCGGCAAGCTCGACTATTTCGTGCGCAAGATGCCCCGCCTGCCGGGTCAGGTGCGCCCGGGCGAAGAGGAGAAGATGAAGCTGGGCGAGATCCCGCCCGGCCCATGGGACCCGGCGCTGTTCCTCGACGATGACGGCAAATGGTATCTCTATTGGGGCTCGTCCAACGTCTTTCCGCTCTATGGCATGGAGATCGAATTCACCGACGGAAAGCTGATCTACAAGGGTCGGGCGAAGGAGATGTTCAAGCTCCACCCCGAACGCCATGGCTGGGAACGGTTCGGCCAGGATCATTCGGGCGGCCTGCCCGACGGAACGGCGATCAAACCGTTCATGGAGGGCGCCTGGATGACGAAGGTCGCCGGGACCTATTATCTCCAGTATGGCGCGCCCGGCACCGAGTACAATGCCTATGCCAATGGCACCTACACCTCGAAATCGCCGCTGGGACCGTGGGAGTACGCGCCGTGGAACCCGGTCGCCTACAAGCCCGGCGGGTTCGTCGAGGGCGCGGGCCATGGCTCGACGGTGCAGGACAATCACGGCAATTGGTGGAACACCGGCACGCCGTGGCTTGGCGCCAACTGGACGTTTGAGCGGCGCATCAACATGTTCCCGACCCGGTTCGAGGCGGACGGGCAGATGTGGTCCTCATCGCGCTTCGGCGATTTCCCGCACTGGATGCCGGAAGGGCCGGTCGAGGATATCGAGAAGCTGTTCACCGGATGGATGCTGCTCTCCTATCGCAAGCAGCTGATCGCCTCCTCGACGCTCGGCGAATATGATGCCAGCCGCGCCGCGGACGAGAATCCGCGCACCTTCTGGGTCGCGAAGAGCAAGGCGCCGGGCGAGACGCTGACGATGGACCTGGGCGCGGTGAAGACCGTGCGCGCAATCCAGGTCAATTTCGCGGATTACAAGGCGGGGCGCTACGCCGACGCGCCCGATATCTATACCGAATTCGTGCTGGAAGGCTCGGTGGACGGCAAGCGCTGGACGAAGCTCGCCGAGACCGAAAAGCCCCGCCGCGACCGGCCCAATGCCTATTTCCAGCTCAAGGCACCGGCAAAGGTCCGCTACGTCCGCTACGTCCATGGCCATATCGGCGGGGCACATCTGGCGATCAACGACCTGCGCGTGTTCGGCAATGCCGATGGCACGGCGCCTGCGATGCCCGGCGCGGTGAAAGCGCTGCGGGAGAAGGACGCGCGCAATGCGCAGGTGACGTGGCGCAAGGTGCGCGGCGCGACCGGCTACAATGTCATGTGGGGCGTGCGGCCGGACCGGTTGACGCTGACCTATCAGGTCTTTGCCGACGAACTGGGCGGCGGGAGCGACGCGAAGCTCGACCTGCGCGCGCTCAATGTCGGCGTCGGCTATTATGCGGCGGTCGAGGCGTTCAACGAAACCGGCGTTTCGGCCCGCAGCGCCCCGGTCGCGATCCGGTGA
- a CDS encoding LacI family DNA-binding transcriptional regulator, producing MSEATIRDVARRAQVSIASVSRALNGLDNVRAETRDRVLAAASELGYVPHAGARSLSLARAHAIGVVLPDLHGEFFSEFVRGMDREAGRRGYVMLLSNIHDESEQAAAALRAMRGRVDGLIVMAPHLSEAMLRRSLPAGLPSLLINGPEGMEDGPTVRLDNDAAVEAMIAHLVATGRRRIAHIAGPEGNVDARERVAAFRASMARHLPDADPVIVAGDFSEEGGEATARAIIAGQIDCDAVFAANDMMALGCLQALRSAGVDVPGRIAVAGFDDVPLARYLGLTTMRVRIAEMGARAITRLIDILEGKGADDAAERHQAELVVRSTTGARAT from the coding sequence ATGAGCGAGGCGACGATTCGGGATGTGGCGCGACGCGCGCAGGTGTCGATCGCATCGGTCAGCCGCGCGCTCAACGGGCTGGACAACGTCCGCGCCGAGACCCGCGACCGCGTGCTCGCTGCCGCTTCCGAGCTCGGCTATGTGCCCCATGCCGGCGCGCGCAGCCTGAGCCTTGCCCGCGCTCATGCGATCGGCGTCGTGCTGCCCGACCTGCATGGCGAGTTCTTCAGTGAATTCGTGCGCGGCATGGATCGCGAGGCGGGACGGCGCGGCTATGTGATGCTGCTGTCCAACATCCATGACGAGAGCGAGCAGGCTGCGGCGGCACTGCGGGCGATGCGCGGACGTGTCGATGGCCTGATCGTGATGGCGCCGCATCTGAGCGAGGCGATGCTACGGCGTTCGCTTCCCGCCGGGCTGCCCTCGTTGCTCATCAACGGTCCGGAGGGGATGGAGGATGGTCCCACCGTCCGGCTCGACAATGATGCTGCCGTCGAAGCGATGATCGCGCATCTCGTCGCCACCGGACGGCGGCGGATCGCGCACATCGCCGGTCCGGAGGGCAATGTCGACGCCCGCGAGCGCGTTGCGGCATTTCGCGCCAGCATGGCGCGCCATCTGCCCGACGCCGACCCAGTCATCGTCGCGGGTGATTTCAGCGAAGAGGGCGGCGAAGCCACAGCGCGGGCGATCATCGCCGGGCAGATCGATTGCGACGCGGTATTCGCCGCGAACGACATGATGGCGCTCGGCTGCCTTCAGGCACTCCGCTCCGCCGGAGTCGATGTACCGGGGCGGATCGCGGTGGCGGGGTTCGATGACGTACCGCTCGCCCGTTATCTCGGGCTGACCACGATGCGCGTGCGGATCGCCGAGATGGGCGCGCGCGCGATCACCAGGCTGATCGATATTTTGGAAGGCAAGGGCGCCGATGACGCCGCCGAACGCCATCAGGCCGAACTGGTGGTGCGATCGACGACTGGAGCGCGCGCAACCTGA
- a CDS encoding glycoside hydrolase family 3 N-terminal domain-containing protein translates to MLDTRISRRAALMGAGAIAAWLHSPARALMTQAAQVPVPGFVDALVSKMTLAEKAGQLSLMASAWGGSTAINPASGSNANFDEQVEEVRKGMITGVFNGSGTNMCRVMQTAAVKDSRLKIPLIFAADIIHGHRTIFPVPVGEAASFEPALAEKTARAASYEAAAAGVDWTFAPMVDISRDQRWGRTMEGAGEDVLLGNLFAAARVRGFQGNDLKAIDAMMACAKHFAAYGAAEAGLDYNTVDVSERTLREVYFPPFQAAFDAGAPSVMAAFNEISGVPATGNEWLMRTVLRDEWKYQGFVVSDYTGDMEMIAHGFAADAREATKLAFMAGVDMSMTSGFYRDHLPDLVEKGEVPMERLDASVRKVLAIKAKLGLFEDPFRRIDEKREVARSRNKATIALSREMAKKSIVLLKNDGDILPLRKGGQKIAVIGPFAAGQHDLNGPWCVYGDNKLAIDLETGIRNALGKNADITVVEGSEVEAPLPGGIEAAVAAAHAADVVLLAIGESERMSGEAQSRTSITVPAPQQALAEAVAAAGKPVIVILKNGRALALEGAVKNAPAILVTWFLGSESGNAIADVLFGDYSPSGRLPISFPREPGQQPFYYSHKPTGRPNPSDDTLEEYKTHYRTIPNSALYPFGHGLTYGKIEYAGLAPQQGTLAWDGEIAFTATVTNRGTRAAEEVVQLYIRDRAASITRPVRELKAFAKVALAPGASETVRFVLRRKDLMFIGQKLEPTVEPGLFDVWIAPSAQAQGVHSTFTLAAA, encoded by the coding sequence ATGCTCGACACCCGGATTTCCCGCCGCGCGGCACTGATGGGCGCTGGCGCGATCGCGGCGTGGCTGCACAGCCCGGCACGCGCGCTGATGACGCAGGCGGCGCAGGTTCCGGTCCCGGGGTTCGTCGACGCGCTCGTTTCCAAGATGACGCTGGCCGAAAAGGCTGGTCAGCTCAGCCTGATGGCATCGGCCTGGGGCGGCAGCACGGCGATCAACCCGGCCAGCGGGTCGAACGCCAATTTCGACGAGCAGGTCGAGGAAGTCCGCAAGGGCATGATCACCGGCGTGTTCAACGGCAGCGGCACCAACATGTGCCGCGTCATGCAGACTGCCGCGGTCAAGGACTCGCGGCTCAAGATCCCGCTGATCTTCGCCGCGGACATCATCCACGGCCACCGCACCATTTTCCCGGTCCCGGTGGGCGAGGCGGCGAGCTTCGAACCGGCGCTGGCCGAAAAGACCGCGCGTGCGGCATCCTATGAAGCCGCAGCCGCAGGCGTCGACTGGACTTTCGCGCCGATGGTCGACATCTCGCGCGACCAGCGCTGGGGCCGCACGATGGAAGGTGCGGGCGAGGACGTGTTGCTCGGCAACCTCTTCGCCGCCGCGCGTGTGCGCGGCTTCCAGGGCAATGACCTCAAGGCGATCGACGCGATGATGGCGTGCGCCAAGCATTTCGCCGCCTATGGCGCGGCCGAGGCGGGGCTCGACTACAACACGGTCGACGTGTCCGAGCGCACCCTGCGCGAAGTCTATTTCCCCCCCTTCCAGGCGGCGTTCGACGCGGGCGCCCCATCGGTGATGGCGGCGTTCAACGAGATTTCGGGCGTGCCGGCGACCGGCAATGAATGGCTGATGCGCACCGTGCTGCGCGACGAGTGGAAATATCAGGGCTTCGTCGTGTCCGACTATACCGGCGACATGGAGATGATCGCGCACGGCTTTGCCGCCGATGCGCGCGAGGCGACCAAGCTCGCCTTCATGGCCGGGGTCGATATGAGCATGACCAGCGGTTTCTATCGCGACCATCTCCCCGACCTGGTCGAGAAGGGCGAGGTGCCGATGGAGCGGCTCGACGCGTCGGTGCGCAAGGTGCTGGCGATCAAGGCGAAGCTGGGGCTGTTCGAGGACCCGTTCCGCCGCATCGACGAAAAGCGCGAAGTCGCGCGCAGCCGAAACAAGGCGACCATCGCGCTGTCGCGCGAGATGGCGAAGAAGTCGATCGTCCTGCTCAAGAACGACGGCGACATCCTCCCGCTGCGCAAAGGCGGGCAGAAGATCGCGGTCATCGGTCCGTTCGCAGCCGGGCAGCACGACCTGAACGGCCCGTGGTGCGTCTATGGCGACAACAAGCTGGCGATCGATCTGGAGACCGGCATCCGCAACGCGCTCGGCAAGAACGCCGACATTACCGTAGTCGAAGGGTCGGAGGTCGAGGCGCCGTTACCCGGTGGGATCGAGGCGGCGGTCGCTGCGGCACACGCCGCCGACGTCGTGCTGCTCGCGATCGGCGAAAGCGAGCGCATGTCGGGCGAGGCGCAGTCGCGCACCAGCATCACCGTGCCCGCCCCGCAACAGGCGCTGGCCGAAGCGGTCGCGGCGGCCGGCAAGCCGGTGATCGTCATCCTAAAAAACGGACGCGCGCTGGCGCTGGAGGGCGCGGTCAAGAACGCGCCTGCGATCCTCGTCACCTGGTTCCTGGGGTCGGAGAGCGGCAATGCGATTGCCGATGTGCTGTTCGGCGACTACAGCCCCTCGGGCCGCCTTCCGATCAGCTTCCCGCGTGAGCCGGGGCAGCAGCCCTTCTATTACAGCCACAAGCCGACCGGGCGTCCCAACCCCAGCGACGACACGCTGGAGGAGTACAAGACCCATTACCGGACGATCCCCAATTCGGCGCTCTATCCGTTCGGCCATGGCCTGACCTATGGAAAGATCGAATATGCGGGCCTCGCGCCGCAACAAGGCACGCTGGCCTGGGATGGTGAGATCGCCTTCACCGCGACGGTGACCAATCGCGGCACCCGCGCCGCCGAGGAAGTGGTCCAGCTCTATATCCGCGACCGTGCGGCGAGCATTACCCGGCCGGTGCGCGAGCTGAAGGCATTTGCCAAGGTCGCGCTGGCGCCCGGCGCGTCGGAAACGGTGCGCTTCGTCCTGCGTCGAAAGGATCTGATGTTCATCGGCCAGAAACTGGAGCCGACGGTGGAGCCGGGTCTGTTCGACGTGTGGATCGCCCCGTCGGCGCAGGCGCAGGGGGTGCATTCGACCTTCACCCTCGCCGCCGCCTGA
- a CDS encoding MFS transporter: MSSRPGMTAATPRPTRPRLALFAFGDFAFNLYWQSAMLFLLFYYTDALGLPVGVAAAIFMAASVWDGVANFAAGLLADRREPRDGLGRLVAIGGIPLGAGFVLAYLPPLVPGIWGLAGVCVGHILFRTAYAFINVPYLAMSARVSADSNDRAFVAGMRMLSGTLAAVVVALGTVPLGTALLGAKSAADAYIGAALLFAVVGAAILAWVGLTYREADVPERRAPVPVIAALRAIAANRAFVTLNLAMMAVIVAVTILNKSVLYYFKYFLDDEGGGQLALASMSVVSAVSVPLWMWLRRSLGARALWFLASALAMAGLAAFALFDIHRAGVMQAYLMAMQAMIVGLNFVFWAMLPNTIEYGERHGGLRVEGAVFGMAALLQRVAIGVATAILGFGFDSAGYVANVAQSDSTLLAMRLTIALVPLGFLALSCVMMALNPLGRGAHARILKDLDR; this comes from the coding sequence ATGAGTTCACGACCTGGTATGACGGCCGCCACGCCGCGCCCGACGCGACCGCGCCTCGCGCTGTTCGCCTTCGGGGACTTCGCCTTCAACCTCTACTGGCAGAGCGCGATGCTCTTCCTGCTCTTCTACTACACCGACGCGCTGGGCCTGCCGGTCGGTGTGGCGGCGGCGATCTTCATGGCGGCTTCGGTGTGGGACGGCGTCGCGAACTTCGCCGCGGGGCTGCTCGCCGACCGGCGCGAGCCGCGCGACGGGCTGGGGCGGCTGGTGGCGATCGGCGGCATCCCGCTCGGTGCGGGGTTCGTGCTGGCCTATCTACCGCCGCTGGTACCCGGCATCTGGGGTCTGGCGGGGGTGTGCGTCGGCCATATCCTATTTCGCACCGCCTATGCCTTTATCAACGTCCCCTATCTGGCGATGAGCGCGCGGGTCAGCGCCGACAGCAACGACCGCGCCTTTGTCGCGGGAATGCGAATGCTGTCCGGCACGCTTGCCGCCGTGGTGGTGGCGCTTGGCACCGTGCCCCTCGGGACGGCATTGCTGGGCGCCAAGAGCGCCGCCGACGCCTATATCGGCGCCGCGTTGCTGTTTGCTGTGGTCGGAGCGGCGATCCTTGCCTGGGTGGGGCTGACCTATCGTGAGGCGGATGTGCCGGAGCGGCGTGCGCCTGTCCCGGTGATCGCCGCCTTACGCGCGATCGCCGCCAACCGCGCCTTCGTCACGCTCAACCTTGCGATGATGGCGGTGATCGTCGCGGTGACGATCCTCAACAAGTCTGTGCTTTATTATTTCAAATATTTCCTCGACGACGAGGGCGGAGGCCAGCTTGCGCTCGCATCGATGAGCGTGGTCAGCGCGGTATCGGTGCCGTTATGGATGTGGCTTCGCCGGAGCCTGGGTGCGCGGGCGCTCTGGTTCCTGGCTTCTGCGCTGGCGATGGCGGGCCTGGCCGCGTTCGCGCTGTTCGACATCCACCGCGCCGGGGTGATGCAGGCTTATCTGATGGCGATGCAGGCGATGATCGTCGGACTCAATTTCGTTTTCTGGGCAATGCTGCCCAACACGATCGAATATGGCGAGCGGCACGGTGGCCTGCGCGTCGAGGGTGCGGTGTTCGGCATGGCGGCCCTGCTCCAGCGGGTCGCGATCGGCGTCGCCACCGCGATCCTCGGCTTCGGGTTCGATTCGGCGGGCTATGTCGCCAATGTCGCCCAGAGCGATTCGACGCTGCTGGCGATGCGGTTGACGATCGCATTGGTGCCGCTGGGATTCCTTGCGTTGTCCTGCGTGATGATGGCGCTCAACCCGCTGGGTCGGGGCGCACATGCCCGGATCCTGAAGGACCTGGATCGATAA
- a CDS encoding DUF6445 family protein yields the protein MTPVLHRFGTADVPVVVVDGISGDPESATDIAAALAPFPVSNTYYPGVRRILTAQDRDAVAYVDRLLEASAPFIAGAFDTGAFDLTEASFSIVTTPAAALNLPQRIPHFDSTDPAYLAILHYLSDAPGSGTAFYRQRATGIEVVSEENRPGFIAAARAASVDLSGYLNASNAHFEQIGRVDAVRDRIVIYPSNLLHSGIIPADLPLDADPRRGRLTANIFVRIK from the coding sequence ATGACGCCTGTGCTGCACCGTTTCGGAACTGCCGATGTGCCCGTGGTGGTCGTGGACGGGATCAGTGGCGATCCGGAATCGGCGACCGATATCGCCGCAGCACTCGCGCCCTTTCCGGTCAGCAACACCTATTATCCCGGCGTGCGCCGGATTCTCACCGCGCAGGATCGCGACGCGGTCGCCTATGTCGACCGGTTGCTGGAAGCTTCGGCGCCGTTCATCGCCGGCGCCTTCGACACCGGCGCCTTCGACCTGACGGAGGCGAGCTTCTCGATCGTCACCACCCCCGCCGCGGCGCTCAACCTCCCCCAGCGCATCCCCCATTTCGACTCGACCGATCCCGCCTATCTCGCCATCCTCCATTATTTGTCGGACGCGCCCGGCAGCGGCACCGCCTTTTACCGCCAGCGCGCGACCGGGATCGAGGTGGTGAGCGAGGAGAACCGGCCCGGCTTCATCGCCGCCGCGCGCGCGGCGAGCGTCGATCTGTCCGGTTATCTCAACGCCAGCAATGCGCATTTCGAACAGATCGGCCGCGTCGATGCGGTGCGCGACCGGATCGTCATCTATCCCAGCAACCTGCTGCATTCCGGCATCATTCCGGCCGACCTTCCGCTTGACGCCGATCCCCGTCGCGGTCGCCTGACCGCCAATATTTTCGTCCGTATCAAATAG
- a CDS encoding glucoamylase family protein, which produces MRNPITRRTMLAAPALAGAATLLPGCASTLASGGGAAKPALPDWYADLEKRTFDFFWERVNRSNGLVPDRWPTPAFCSIASVGYALTCYPIGVERGWCSRADAAELTRTTLRFFWNAPQGAAATGTAGHKGFFYHFIDMERGLRFRQVELSSVDTTILFMGVLFAAEYYDGDNPVEAEIRKLAANLYARADWNFFRADGRAQISMGWHPETGLIARNWDGYNEGMFVYILALASPTHPVPADSWQAWTAPYPNFWRGSGETRHLAFAPLFGHQYSHIWIDFRGIQDAVMRAENMDYFENSRRATYANRAYCMANPMGWTGYSRDIWGLTACDGPGNYQLPFKGQTRTFYGYSARGPLGQPDERDDGTIAPTAALGSLPFAPEIVIPAANALRQWPGLYDRYGFLDAINPSFTWSDKKLEVGRINGEHGWLGTDYLGIDQGPILTQAANYRDDFVWRHMRRSPEIRLGLERAGFTGGWLAQG; this is translated from the coding sequence ATGCGTAACCCGATCACCCGCCGCACGATGCTCGCGGCTCCCGCACTGGCAGGCGCCGCCACGCTCCTGCCCGGCTGTGCCTCCACCCTCGCCTCGGGGGGCGGGGCGGCGAAGCCCGCGCTGCCCGACTGGTATGCCGATCTTGAGAAGCGGACCTTCGACTTTTTCTGGGAGCGGGTGAATCGCAGCAACGGGCTGGTGCCCGATCGCTGGCCAACCCCGGCCTTTTGCTCGATCGCCTCGGTCGGCTATGCGCTGACGTGCTACCCGATCGGGGTCGAGCGCGGGTGGTGCAGCCGCGCCGACGCGGCCGAACTCACCCGCACGACGCTGCGCTTCTTCTGGAATGCGCCCCAGGGCGCCGCCGCGACCGGCACGGCGGGCCATAAGGGATTTTTCTATCATTTCATCGATATGGAGCGCGGACTGCGGTTCCGGCAGGTCGAACTGTCGAGCGTCGATACGACCATCCTGTTCATGGGCGTGCTGTTCGCCGCCGAATATTATGATGGCGACAATCCGGTCGAGGCCGAGATCCGTAAGCTCGCCGCCAATCTTTATGCCCGCGCCGACTGGAATTTCTTCCGCGCCGACGGGCGCGCGCAGATTTCGATGGGCTGGCACCCGGAGACGGGCCTGATCGCGCGCAACTGGGACGGCTACAACGAGGGGATGTTCGTCTACATCCTCGCGCTCGCATCGCCGACCCACCCGGTTCCGGCGGACAGCTGGCAGGCGTGGACCGCGCCCTATCCCAACTTCTGGCGCGGATCGGGCGAAACTCGCCATCTCGCCTTCGCGCCGCTGTTCGGACACCAGTACAGCCATATCTGGATCGATTTCCGCGGCATTCAGGATGCGGTGATGCGCGCCGAGAACATGGACTATTTCGAGAACAGCCGCCGCGCCACCTATGCCAACCGCGCCTATTGCATGGCCAATCCGATGGGCTGGACCGGCTATTCGCGCGACATCTGGGGCCTCACCGCGTGCGACGGACCGGGCAATTACCAGCTGCCCTTCAAGGGCCAGACCCGGACCTTTTATGGCTATTCCGCACGCGGCCCGCTGGGCCAGCCCGACGAGCGCGACGACGGGACGATCGCACCGACCGCCGCGCTCGGCTCATTGCCCTTCGCGCCGGAGATCGTGATCCCCGCCGCCAATGCGCTGCGCCAATGGCCCGGCCTGTACGATCGCTACGGCTTTCTCGATGCGATCAACCCCAGCTTCACCTGGTCTGACAAGAAGCTGGAGGTGGGCAGGATCAATGGCGAGCATGGCTGGCTCGGTACCGATTATCTCGGCATCGACCAGGGGCCCATCCTGACGCAAGCGGCCAACTACCGCGATGACTTCGTCTGGCGCCACATGCGCCGGTCGCCCGAGATTCGACTGGGGCTGGAGCGCGCCGGGTTCACCGGCGGGTGGCTGGCCCAGGGATGA